GGGCACTGGATCGAGCAAGTGGGTGATCATCAGCGCCTCCACCTTGGGGCCCGTCTCTAGAACGATGCATGTGCGCGTGAATGCCCGCTGGGATACGACGCGCGCGTCCTTCACCGAGAAGCGGTAGGTGCCGCCGATCGGCACCACGTTGTTTTTTGTCGTTGCTGGCAGAAGGTAAACGACCCAGTCTTCCTCGGGACTCTTGCCTGGCAATACAACGGAGTTGTACTTCTTCGCGCATCGCTCGAATTGCGCCGTCGTTGCCGCGGCGCGGGCTTGCGCCGCGCCCGCTTCGTAAGCGGTGAGTGCAACAGGCGCTTCCAGCGCCTTGACAGACCCGGCCTTCCCGTTGGTGACGGCGACCCGATAGATCGCCGCCGGCGTGCTGTCCAGAAACGTCACGACAATGTCGGCGCCCTGCTGTTCCGTGACCCAGCCTCTAACCCGCTTGTCTCGCCTGAACTCAGGCACTGCCAGCACCGCGTCGGTCGCCACGGACGCGGCTTGATCATGCAGGTAGATCGCGCTTCCGACGGTTTGTGCGGACGCAATTTTGGCTGCCTCGTCGGCTGGCGAAAGCGCAGCTGGAAGTGGTTCGTCTGCATGCACCGACGTGCATGCCAAAGCGAGAATCGCGGTCAGTATCAGTCGAATCACTTGAAGTCCCGATTATGAGCCCAGAGCCTGCATGATGCCGCGCCGCAAGGTGGCGGCAGCTCGGATGGATCCTAGGCCGTATTCGCGATCTTGGGTAGATAAAAGTACGCCGTCAGCAGCGCAGTCGCAAAGAACATTGCCAAGCACAAATTGAGTGCCGCGATGACGGCCGAGGCAAAGAGCTTGTTCTCGAGCGAGTGGCGCGACCGCCACAGATAGAGACCAATTGCCGCAGTAACGGCTGCACTGAGCCAAAGCGCAGCTGGGGAATAGGGCAACCAAGCAGAAAACGAACGAGCAACCCCCGGCACACGCGGCCCATAAGACTCGAGCTGGCTCGCGGGGAAAGCAGCGAGAATCTGCGACAGCTGTGCCGCCGTGACAAGCGATCCGAAGAGGCCGCAGAGGTAGATCCAGACGCCGACGACAATCTTTAGCATGGGGTCCAACACGAGCGTTAAGCAGCGGAGCCGAGCGAGATGGACTCGAGTGAATTGTCAGAACCCTGCCCGCGACAGCGCGTAAGTCAATTCCAACTGGTTGCAGCCATGGTCGTGCAAGATGCCATCCGCATCCAACACGCCAACCTCAAATCCGTCCTCGACGTCTTCGTAGTAGAGCAGGCCGGACGGCAGCTCCGCAACAACAAGCGCCTGCTCCAAGCCGAAGCTGCGCTGGAAAGGCACTGAGTAGAACGGCACACGGTAGCGGGCGAACGCAGCCTGCTGCGCAGGCGAGCAGCCAGGAAGCTGGTCGGCCACCAGCGCCTCAAGCTCATCGACCGTAATGGGCTGCCAGGCTTCCATAGGACTCACTCGTTTGAACTAAGCCGCGTCGCGAGGCGAGATAGAAAAGTGCACTCTGACCCCTGTTTTCATTTTTTCCGTGATTAAACCATCATCGCGTCGTAGTGTTCGACAAACCCAGTTCTAACAAAAACATCTTTGAACTTGTCTAGGAACTTTGTTCCGTCCATCACCCCCATGTCCGTCAAATTGATTGCATCTGAGTGAGAGCCTCGATTTATGTATCGGTAGAAAGGTTTAAATGTCTCGTCCTCATTCTCAAGCTTTGTTAGTTCTTTGTGAAGCGCGTCAGATTTGTGAACAAAGGAATAATAATATTCAAGAATGTTCCTCATGATGTTAGGAAGAATGACTGGCAAGACCTTCCCGTCACGGGCATCTTTTAAGATAGACCAGTAAGACTGATAGTCATTTTTGATGTCGTCAAAACTCATCGCTGTTACCTTTGATGAGCTATCTTTGACAACCCTGAAAAATTCATAATTCTTATTGGGCTGTGGCTTGAAATGCCTGTAAAGCTCGTGAAAGAAGAACATGCTGTGAGTCAAGATGATGATCTGCCGGAACTCATTTGGTTCAATCAATCGCTGGCATATCAATGACGAAACCTCATAAAGATAGTTATGCGAAAGGCTCGATATGGGGTCATCAAGAACGAGAATCCGTCGGGTTTTATCCACCGATGTCGTCTGATCATGGGCCCCGTTACAAAGCGCCAAAAAGTACAGGAGTGCGATTAGCGTCTTCTCACCTTCACTCAGCGACTTGTAACGCGAAGCTTTGCCATTTCCACGCTTCAGTTCATAGTAGCCAGTCTTCGCCGTTGACTGAACAAGTTTAAAGTCATTAATGCCAATGCTCTTCAAGGAGCGATTGATGGCAGCAACCGAAAGGTCGATGTTGGTAATCTTTCCTTGATTCTCTTCTATACTAGTCTCTAGGTCTGCCACTGCCTTAGCAATGTTAGACAACTCCTTGTCCAGATCCCCTATCTTGCCATCACTAGCCTTAGTCTTTGCATCATAATCGTTTATGGCATCGTCATAGTTGGCTCGCATTGCCAACCAAAATTGTTCCTTGATCTGGCCCAGCGCCGCAGGCTTATTTATGATCAATTTATTGTATTGGTCTATTTTTATTTGAATCTCATCTATGCATCGATTCACCTCGACAACAAAATCTTCCGTCTTATTCAACTCCACGACCTCACCAGGGTTATTCCTTTTTTTTTCGATGAAAGTCTGATTGCTATCAAGGGTCTTGTCCAACGCAGCCTTGGCTTTGATGAAGTTTGCATCGCTCTGAACGTACTCATCAGAAAACTCAGCGCCCGACAGAATTTTCTTGTAATTGTCCACTAAGCCCGTGTAGGAGGTTTCGAATTCCTCCAGTTTTTGAATACTTTCTTGATACGTCTTGTCGAATAAATTTTTCAAGCTCTCTTCGAATTCAGATTTCAATTCCTGCTGACAGAAAGGACATACATTTTCACTGAAAGGCAGGAATGTTTGGCCCTGCCTAACCCAGTCAGAGTTTCCTAGCTTTTCAATCAATGCCGATAGATAACTATCGCTTGTTCCAACAATTCGCTGTGCCAACAAATGTTCGTTGAAAGCGATGAAGTTTGAAACTTTTGGAAGCGAAGCTTTCTTGAGCCCAGTCGCACCATTGATCTCGGCGGCCCTTGATGCCAAAACAACGAGGTCGACCGACTGATTGGCTTTAGGTGAGGCAATAAGCTTGTTCCACAACTTGTCCTTTGCCCCCTTCAGTCCTTCTAGACAGAAATCAAGGTCACCATCTTCATATGTCTCTTTGATTGACCAAACCGCATTTTTTACGGCCGTATGATCGCTGTTCTTTTGACTGACGTGATTTTGCCTCATCGTCGTCAAAGTGAGTTTTCGTGTGACATGCTCGTCGATTAACTTACGAGCTTTATCTATCGCTTCACTAGCCTCCTTGTTTTCTTCACCCAAGGTAAAAATTCCAGGGAATGCGTTGTCACCATAGAAAGTTTGATCGATGTAATCCGTGTTGTAGACAAGGATTTGATATGGTCCCGCGCCATCATCCAAAAGCGAGCACTTGCTGAATTCACCTTCCTGTTTTTTTAGTGCTCTTGCAATCGTTGACTTGCCAGAACCGTTGTGGCCATAGAACAAAACAACACGCTTACTGAGAGGGATCAGTAAGTCTGAGTCGGGAAACGTTGCAACATCACGCATTTTGATGGACTTAAGCATTTTGAAATTCCCTTTATGCACTCCAGAACTTGGGTCGGAGCAGAACTGGGGTCGGAGTGTACTTTTTTAAGAAAAGTGCACTCCGACCCATGTTTTCCCGACCCCACTTTCTTGGATAAAATTGGACTCTGACCCCACTTTCTCCACTTTCTCCACTTTCTCGATATGACACGTTACTCGCCACGATCAACAAATAAGTCAACCTGACTCCGTTATCCCTCCTCCTCGACCTTTGGCAACTGGCCGTAAAACTCTCCGGTGCGCTGCTCGTCTACGAGAAGCTCCAGGAATCGTCTCGACACATCAGCGCCGAGCCCTTTGTCGAGGGCAATTTGGCCGAGCACGCGCAGACGGTTGAGCTGCCCCCGACTCGTGATTCGACGACGCAAGACCGCATCCGCTCGAATGACATCCACAAACGCGTCGACTGCCGTCGAGTCAAATGACTCAAACATCTCTTTGACGATTGGTGCTGCCGCATTTGAGTAAAACGTTGTTCGTGACCATTGCGCGCTGCTACCCTGATAGCCGACATAGGTTTTTGTGATTGCAGCTACGTAGTCAGGAAGCAGATCAACGGGTATAAACGACGAATAGTTCTTAAGCTCTGCGGCGACGCGCCCTTCCTCACTCCAGTCGTCGAGCGCGGCCGCTAAAGACTTGATGATTGGCTCGACGAGTATTCTTCGGGTGGCGGTGGAGACATACATCAGGCCGCCCACTAGCTGCATGAAGTCCTGGCCGCGAGCAATTCGCGCCGAGTTACCGGATATAACGGTTTTTTCGAAGCGCTTACCTATAGTTGTCTTGTCTTCACGAGTGAGCGCTTTCCAGAGAATTGGCGCACTAAACTCGATGTTTCCACGAAGATCGCTCGATATGTTCTCGCCCTCGTAAGACGAATAGAGGCGATTAATTAGTTCGCTCTTATAGACCTGCGGAAGGTCGCTGAACGCTTGGTCAACAGCCAGCTCGTTTCTCGCGAAGTTTGCAGAGTCCATCTGAGCGATGTACTCGGAAATGTCGATGATGGACGGCGGGAATTCTTCAGACAGAACGTACTTATTGCAGTCCGATATGAGACTTAGCACTTTCAGCAGGCCCGGTTCGGTGCTCTGCGGGTGGCCGTCGAAGAGGTTTCGGGTCTCCCGTGCTTGCTGAAGCATCTTTCTTGCTTCCCAGCTCAGAACGCCAATCTTGTATGCGCCCTCGATCAGATCATGATCAGTCACGTGATCTTGAAAGTCCTCATAGCGCTCGATGTTCTTACGGAACTTCATTTCCTTATTGAAGAGATCTAGGCTTCTATGTATGACTTTTCGACGCAGGTCATCAACGACGGCATTCCAATATGAGCCAATCGCGCTTCGGTAGCCCTTTACCGGTAGTACGCGTTTGGCCTCCGCTAAGTAAGTGCAGTCGCGG
This genomic stretch from Xanthomonas sacchari harbors:
- a CDS encoding AAA family ATPase, whose amino-acid sequence is MLKSIKMRDVATFPDSDLLIPLSKRVVLFYGHNGSGKSTIARALKKQEGEFSKCSLLDDGAGPYQILVYNTDYIDQTFYGDNAFPGIFTLGEENKEASEAIDKARKLIDEHVTRKLTLTTMRQNHVSQKNSDHTAVKNAVWSIKETYEDGDLDFCLEGLKGAKDKLWNKLIASPKANQSVDLVVLASRAAEINGATGLKKASLPKVSNFIAFNEHLLAQRIVGTSDSYLSALIEKLGNSDWVRQGQTFLPFSENVCPFCQQELKSEFEESLKNLFDKTYQESIQKLEEFETSYTGLVDNYKKILSGAEFSDEYVQSDANFIKAKAALDKTLDSNQTFIEKKRNNPGEVVELNKTEDFVVEVNRCIDEIQIKIDQYNKLIINKPAALGQIKEQFWLAMRANYDDAINDYDAKTKASDGKIGDLDKELSNIAKAVADLETSIEENQGKITNIDLSVAAINRSLKSIGINDFKLVQSTAKTGYYELKRGNGKASRYKSLSEGEKTLIALLYFLALCNGAHDQTTSVDKTRRILVLDDPISSLSHNYLYEVSSLICQRLIEPNEFRQIIILTHSMFFFHELYRHFKPQPNKNYEFFRVVKDSSSKVTAMSFDDIKNDYQSYWSILKDARDGKVLPVILPNIMRNILEYYYSFVHKSDALHKELTKLENEDETFKPFYRYINRGSHSDAINLTDMGVMDGTKFLDKFKDVFVRTGFVEHYDAMMV